One Caretta caretta isolate rCarCar2 chromosome 24, rCarCar1.hap1, whole genome shotgun sequence genomic region harbors:
- the LOC125626017 gene encoding free fatty acid receptor 2: MSLFSFEGAKEMHSNVYIPLVLTVYIFTFLIGLPSNLLAFYTFLVKVRQKPTPVDILLLSLTVSDIFLLVFLPFKMVEAASGLEWPLPVFLCPLTNYFYYNSIYISSLLLMAVSVDRYLGVAFPIKYKLRRRPAYAVATSVVFWVLGCAHCSFVYIVHYEVLSPNGTVTANNASNCYEVFSPMQLQILLPVRLEFFIVLFCLPFTITIFCYVNLIRILLALPNITARRKQRAVGLALVTLFNFIVCFAPYNLSHVVGFVQNKSPKWRVYALLLSTLNAALDPAIFYFSSTAVQRAFAKYLAALWHKLSAILAWCHLPCLTRCAEGGREVEATSGMEAEELTT, translated from the coding sequence ATGAGCCTGTTCTCCTTTGAAGGAGCCAAGGAGATGCATTCAAATGTTTACATCCCGCTGGTTCTCACTGTCTACATCTTCACCTTCCTGATCGGCCTCCCGTCCAATCTCCTGGCCTTCTACACCTTCCTGGTGAAGGTCCGCCAGAAACCCACCCCCGTCGACATCCTTCTCCTCAGCCTCACCGTCTCCGACATCTTCCTCCTCGTTTTTCTCCCCTTCAAGATGGTGGAGGCTGCCTCAGGCCTGGAGTGGCCCTTGCCTGTTTTCCTCTGCCCACTCACCAACTACTTCTACTACAATAGCATCTACATCAGCTCCCTCTTACTCATGGCCGTCAGCGTTGATCGTTACCTCGGGGTGGCCTTTCCCATCAAGTACAAGCTCCGACGCCGTCCAGCTTATGCTGTCGCCACCTCCGTGGTCTTCTGGGTGTTGGGCTGTGCCCACTGCAGCTTTGTCTACATTGTCCACTACGAGGTCCTGAGCCCCAATGGGACCGTGACCGCCAATAACGCGTCTAACTGCTACGAAGTTTTCTCCCCTATGCAGCTCCAGATCCTCCTCCCTGTCCGCCTGGAGTTCTTCATTGTCCTCTTCTGTCTTCCCTTCACCATCACCATCTTCTGCTACGTCAACCTCATCCGCATCCTGCTGGCCTTGCCCAACATCACAGCCCGGAGGAAGCAGCGGGCCGTGGGCCTGGCTCTGGTCACCTTGTTCAACTTCATAGTCTGCTTCGCCCCCTACAACCTGTCCCATGTGGTGGGCTTTGTTCAGAACAAGAGCCCCAAATGGAGGGTGTACGCTCTTCTCCTCAGCACCCTCAATGCCGCCTTGGACCCTGCCATCTTCTACTTCTCCTCCACTGCCGTCCAACGAGCCTTCGCCAAGTACCTGGCTGCCCTGTGGCACAAACTCAGCGCCATCTTGGCCTGGTGCCATCTTCCCTGCTTGACTCGCTGTGCGGAAGGAGGCAGAGAGGTGGAGGCAACAAGTGGGATGGAGGCTGAGGAGTTGACAACTTGA